Within the Saccharopolyspora gloriosae genome, the region GCTGCCGCGATCCACTCCTTGGAGGACTCCGCCGCCGACGCTGACGGGTTGGACGACGACCTGGCTGGACACGCCGTTGGAGTTGACGAAGCCGAGCCACACGCTGCGCTGCTGGACGGCGGCGTCGCGCAGCAGCCGCAACGTCGCCTCGGCGCTGGGCCTGCCGCGTTCGGGGCTCATGGCGCTGCCCCTGCGGACCGAGCCCGCGCGGTCGCCGGAGCGCATCTGCGCGATGAGCTCCGCTAGTTGCTCCTCGCCGGGCGGGGCGGGCAGCGTCGCCTGCTGTGTCGTCTTGGCGCGGCCGCGCACCCGGTGGCCGTCCGAACGCAGGTCCAGGATCTGGCCGTCGGGGCCTTCGGCGGCGGGGGCGAAACCGGCGGCGCGCAAGCCGTCCAGCACCTCCACCAGCGGCAGCGGGCTCACCAGGACGGTCGGGGCGATGCGGCGCAGTTCCAGCTCGCCGATGCGTGGGCTCGCCAGCACTTCCGCCAGCAGCACCGAATCGTCGCAGCGCAAGAAGGCCGATGCGGTGCCCGCCCGGAGCCTGCCGTGCCTGCGGGCCACATCGTCGATCAAGTACGTCAAGCCCTGCGGGATGGGCGTGCGGGACCGGTCGCGGAACAGGGCGTGCAGCTCGTCGGCACTGCGGCCCGCGTCCAGCGCGCGGCGCACGCTGCTCTCGCTCACCCGGTAGACGGTGGCGCTGCCCGCGGACTCCACGTCGGCGACGAGGTTCATGTCCGCCGCCAGATCCGGTTCCAGCCTGCCGGGCGCGACGACCGTCAGATCCGCCTGCACCAGCACGTGATCCAGCGGTTCCGGCAGCGCCGAGGTGAGCACCTGCGCCGCGGCACCGGCATCGTCGAACAGCACCGCGCGCCCGGCACCGGACAACGCGCCGAGCGCGACGATGCCCAGCGCCGTCGCCTCCCGCAGCGTCCAGCGCACCAGGTCGTCGCGCAGCCGTCCGCCGCGACGCGGGGCACGCCAGGCCAGCACGGCCGCCACGTCGTCGGCGCCGCGCACGCCGTGGCCGCCGGGAAGTTCGTCGAGCAGGCCCAGGATCCGGTGCCGGTCGCGGGGCGCCAGCGGGCGGCGCAATTCCTCGGACAGCGGTCCCAGCAGGCGGTCCTTCTCGTCCCGCGCCCCGATCAGGCCCGGTAGCCGGGGCAGCTCCACCCAGCTCTTCGCCAGCGGAGCCCACCGCTGCTCCGGGCCGGACGCCAGCCACGTGTCGGCGCCGTAGGTGAGCGTCCACTGCGGTTCGGAGCCGTCGGTGGCGGCGATCAGGTTCGCGGCCACCGCCAGCTCCACCAGCAGCGACACCCGAGCCTCGTCGACTTCGAGTTCCTTCGCGGCGCGGCGGACGTCGCGCACCCCGATGCCGCCGGAACGCAGCACGTCCGGCGGGTCCTCGCTCCACAGGTGCAGCATCGACTCCAAGTGCCGCAGCAGCTCCAGCACCTCGCCCGCGGCGGTGGAATCCACCGTGGACCGGTCGTGTTCGACGAGGTCGAGCAGCGGTTCCTCCGGCTCCACCAGGCCCATCGGGTTGTCGCCGCGGACCGCGAACGCGAGCTGCCGGGGCAACTCCACGGTCTCGGTGTCGCGACGCAGCAGCAGGCCCTTCGCGAGCAGCCGCTGCACCGGGGTCGCCGCCTCGTCCGCGGTGATTCCGCGCCCGGCGTCCTTGGTGCGCCCGATCGGGCGGGGACCGGCGAGT harbors:
- a CDS encoding helicase-associated domain-containing protein, producing the protein MASLADSLRARGDEDLMALLRMRPDLATPPPADTSVLATRAGVRSSVARACEDLDSFALSTLEALVLLDADSAPVTLEAVAELLGAEVTPQRTRRTVQDLRHRALAWGEDSEIAVVPTAREALPAFPAGLGRPADDLDPEAAHAALAELDEQERDLVTKLAGPRPIGRTKDAGRGITADEAATPVQRLLAKGLLLRRDTETVELPRQLAFAVRGDNPMGLVEPEEPLLDLVEHDRSTVDSTAAGEVLELLRHLESMLHLWSEDPPDVLRSGGIGVRDVRRAAKELEVDEARVSLLVELAVAANLIAATDGSEPQWTLTYGADTWLASGPEQRWAPLAKSWVELPRLPGLIGARDEKDRLLGPLSEELRRPLAPRDRHRILGLLDELPGGHGVRGADDVAAVLAWRAPRRGGRLRDDLVRWTLREATALGIVALGALSGAGRAVLFDDAGAAAQVLTSALPEPLDHVLVQADLTVVAPGRLEPDLAADMNLVADVESAGSATVYRVSESSVRRALDAGRSADELHALFRDRSRTPIPQGLTYLIDDVARRHGRLRAGTASAFLRCDDSVLLAEVLASPRIGELELRRIAPTVLVSPLPLVEVLDGLRAAGFAPAAEGPDGQILDLRSDGHRVRGRAKTTQQATLPAPPGEEQLAELIAQMRSGDRAGSVRRGSAMSPERGRPSAEATLRLLRDAAVQQRSVWLGFVNSNGVSSQVVVQPVSVGGGVLQGVDRGSGEPGRFPLHRITSVAVVED